The following are encoded in a window of Desulfatibacillum aliphaticivorans DSM 15576 genomic DNA:
- a CDS encoding acetyl-CoA hydrolase/transferase family protein, whose translation MNWQELYNQKCVSASEAVAQIQSGDRVVVGHACGSPETLLAAMVAGKEQYTGVELVHMVSMGPSEYCSEENAVHFFHNSLFAGATSRTAVNQGRGIFTPCHFSQIPRLFTDNILPVDVTLCMISPPDEHGYCSFGISVDYTKPAAESSRLVIAEVTPHMPRTLGDSFIHVSDIDFIVETNAKPLTLPLPKITPTDEAIGGHIAELIKDGDCLQLGIGAVPDSILGFLKDKKDLGVHTEMFSDGVVDLVESGVITCAKKNLHNGKMAATFFMGTERLYKFVHNNPMVMMFPVDYTNSPAVIAQNDNMVSVNSALQVDFNGQVVSDTIGHKQYSGTGGQVDFVRGAAMSKGGRSILAFHSTAAKGKISRVVPRIDPGACVTTARTDVHYIVTEFGVADLRGKSVSERAKALINIAHPDFREDLRSEFENIYLKENPLLRPLPEEHRKRYWPHEARQDFLKQYAQAS comes from the coding sequence ATGAACTGGCAAGAGCTATACAATCAAAAATGCGTTTCAGCCTCGGAAGCGGTCGCGCAGATTCAATCAGGCGACCGGGTGGTGGTGGGCCATGCCTGCGGCTCCCCCGAGACCCTGCTTGCGGCCATGGTGGCCGGCAAGGAGCAGTACACGGGCGTTGAACTGGTTCACATGGTCTCCATGGGGCCTTCGGAATATTGCTCGGAGGAAAACGCCGTGCATTTTTTCCATAACTCCCTGTTCGCCGGCGCAACCAGCCGGACCGCGGTCAATCAGGGACGGGGCATCTTCACCCCCTGCCACTTCAGCCAAATACCCCGGCTGTTCACCGACAACATTCTTCCCGTGGACGTAACCCTTTGCATGATCAGCCCGCCGGACGAGCACGGATATTGCTCCTTCGGCATTTCCGTGGACTACACCAAGCCTGCGGCCGAAAGCTCCAGGCTGGTCATTGCGGAAGTTACGCCCCACATGCCCAGAACCCTGGGCGACTCCTTCATCCATGTTTCCGACATCGACTTTATCGTGGAAACCAACGCCAAACCGCTCACGCTCCCCCTGCCGAAAATCACTCCTACGGACGAAGCGATCGGCGGCCATATAGCCGAGTTGATCAAGGACGGCGACTGCCTGCAACTGGGCATCGGCGCAGTGCCGGATTCCATCCTGGGCTTTTTAAAGGATAAAAAGGACCTGGGCGTCCACACCGAAATGTTTTCCGACGGCGTGGTGGATCTGGTGGAGTCGGGCGTAATCACCTGTGCGAAAAAAAACCTGCATAACGGCAAAATGGCGGCCACCTTTTTCATGGGCACGGAAAGGCTCTACAAGTTCGTGCACAACAATCCCATGGTCATGATGTTTCCCGTGGACTACACCAACAGCCCGGCCGTGATCGCCCAGAACGACAACATGGTCAGCGTCAACTCCGCCCTGCAGGTGGATTTCAACGGCCAGGTGGTTTCCGACACCATCGGGCACAAGCAGTACTCCGGAACAGGCGGCCAAGTGGATTTCGTGCGCGGAGCAGCCATGAGCAAGGGAGGACGCAGCATTCTGGCCTTCCACTCCACGGCGGCCAAGGGAAAAATTTCCCGTGTGGTCCCCAGGATCGATCCCGGCGCCTGCGTCACCACGGCCCGCACCGACGTGCATTACATCGTCACGGAATTCGGCGTGGCCGACCTGCGCGGCAAGTCCGTATCCGAACGCGCCAAAGCGCTGATCAACATCGCGCATCCCGATTTTCGGGAGGACTTGCGCTCTGAGTTTGAAAACATCTACCTGAAGGAGAATCCGCTGTTGCGGCCCTTGCCTGAAGAGCATCGTAAAAGGTACTGGCCCCACGAGGCCCGGCAGGACTTTCTGAAACAATACGCCCAAGCATCATAA
- a CDS encoding membrane protein has product MSMKREHGGIQPGIPLGPLTLRLPFIHYRFEFPDYLQGLLMCTVCMAIIPVLTGKLGMSFEIALAIVIFNGTLYLAHVTFGDPVVPGWVTPAIPLLIAYVETFAPGVERMQALIAFQLTFGLFCILIGATGLARKVVKLIPNAVQSGILLGAGFSAIMLVFKPGEGLKSFDSFPWTVTICIGIAFYLLFSEHFKRIRNKNKALYYLANLGMMPALALAIFVGPLLGELSWPTYSSDIFTRPDFAGLFRDFTMLGSIPVPPLSMFLTGLPMVISAYIVIFGDVIQTQALLEDAQKYRPDEEIDYDPNRSHIIFGARNTIMSVIGPDISMCGPLWAAMQVVICERYKHGPEAMDSITGGAASFRMGTWTGYFLAPIASSVKPILGVGLASTMLIQGYVSVRVGVLKARSFNDLGIAGVSGAILATRGAAWGLGAAILLCLLIYLGSEKKYAYMQEEPVFPGNPPAKRLAEVKSSEEKLAA; this is encoded by the coding sequence ATGAGCATGAAACGTGAACATGGAGGCATACAGCCCGGCATCCCTTTGGGACCGCTGACATTGCGCCTTCCCTTTATCCATTACCGGTTTGAATTCCCCGATTATTTGCAGGGCCTGCTTATGTGCACGGTGTGCATGGCCATCATTCCGGTTCTGACCGGCAAGCTGGGCATGTCTTTTGAAATCGCCTTGGCCATCGTCATTTTTAACGGCACCCTGTACCTGGCCCACGTGACCTTTGGAGACCCCGTGGTTCCTGGGTGGGTGACGCCGGCCATTCCCCTATTGATCGCCTATGTGGAGACATTCGCCCCCGGCGTGGAACGAATGCAGGCCCTCATAGCCTTTCAGCTGACCTTCGGGCTTTTCTGCATCCTTATCGGCGCGACAGGCCTGGCCAGAAAGGTGGTCAAGCTGATTCCCAACGCGGTCCAGTCGGGCATTCTCTTGGGCGCGGGATTTTCGGCCATCATGCTGGTGTTCAAACCGGGCGAAGGCCTCAAGAGCTTTGACAGCTTCCCCTGGACGGTCACCATCTGCATCGGCATCGCCTTTTACCTCTTATTCTCCGAACACTTCAAACGGATTCGCAACAAAAACAAAGCTCTTTATTACCTGGCAAACCTGGGCATGATGCCCGCCCTGGCCCTGGCCATCTTTGTCGGCCCCCTTTTGGGCGAGCTTTCCTGGCCCACCTACAGCAGCGACATTTTCACCAGGCCCGATTTTGCAGGCCTTTTCCGCGACTTCACCATGCTCGGCTCCATTCCCGTGCCGCCGCTCTCCATGTTCCTGACTGGCCTGCCCATGGTGATTTCGGCCTACATCGTGATATTCGGAGACGTCATCCAGACCCAGGCTTTGCTTGAAGACGCCCAGAAATACCGCCCGGATGAAGAAATCGATTACGACCCCAATCGCTCCCACATCATCTTCGGCGCCCGCAACACCATCATGAGCGTCATCGGCCCCGACATCTCCATGTGCGGCCCCCTGTGGGCGGCCATGCAGGTGGTTATCTGCGAAAGGTACAAGCACGGCCCCGAAGCCATGGATTCCATCACCGGCGGCGCAGCATCCTTCCGCATGGGCACCTGGACCGGCTACTTCCTGGCCCCCATCGCCTCCTCGGTAAAGCCCATCCTGGGCGTGGGCCTGGCTTCGACCATGCTCATCCAGGGATACGTGAGCGTGCGCGTGGGCGTGCTTAAGGCCCGGTCTTTCAACGACCTGGGCATCGCCGGCGTGTCCGGCGCCATCCTGGCCACCCGCGGCGCAGCCTGGGGCCTGGGCGCCGCCATCCTGCTTTGCCTGCTGATCTACCTGGGCAGCGAAAAGAAATACGCCTACATGCAGGAAGAACCGGTCTTCCCGGGCAATCCTCCGGCCAAAAGGCTGGCTGAGGTGAAAAGCTCCGAGGAAAAACTGGCCGCATAG